GGGTAGTTCAAGTACCGAGTCGGCTCGCCGAGTGCGCCGACCGTCAAAACCACGAGCGTGGAGAGCACCAGCGCGCTGATCGCACCCGCCAAGAGAATGTCGACGGGCAACGTGCGCGGACTGCGCAGGGCAGGCGTCCACTGGAGTGCGATGGAAAATTCGAGCCCGTAGGCAAAGGCAGGAACGACCGCGCCGCGCCAAGCGGCGCTGGCGGGATCGCCCAAGATGGGTTCCAAGGCGGAAGGGTCAAAGAGGCGTACGGAGAGCAAGAACAGGACGGGCGACACCAGCGCTGCAAGTGGCAGGATGAACTCGTTGACGCGCGCCACAACTTCAATGCCCAGATACGCCAAGTACATCGACACCGCAAAGGCGATGGCGCTCACGAGATTATCCGGCGTGTTCGGCAGCACGGAAATGCCGATAAAAGCGCTGAGCTCACGTCCAATGGTCGCCGTCGTAATGATACCGTAGACGATATACCAGACGCCGTAGGCGCGGCCCCACGCCGGGCCAAGGACGTCGATGGCAGCCTGCGTCAGCGTTCGTCCCGGGAACAGGCGCACGTGCACCCACGCGATGGCGGCGCACAGGACGGCGCCGAGCACAAGCCCCATACTCGACACCCATGCGTCGCGGAGCGTGA
This is a stretch of genomic DNA from Alicyclobacillus vulcanalis. It encodes these proteins:
- a CDS encoding GerAB/ArcD/ProY family transporter translates to MQISRYQLVLMLIWTVLGTGIVTMPGTIAQFTLRDAWVSSMGLVLGAVLCAAIAWVHVRLFPGRTLTQAAIDVLGPAWGRAYGVWYIVYGIITTATIGRELSAFIGISVLPNTPDNLVSAIAFAVSMYLAYLGIEVVARVNEFILPLAALVSPVLFLLSVRLFDPSALEPILGDPASAAWRGAVVPAFAYGLEFSIALQWTPALRSPRTLPVDILLAGAISALVLSTLVVLTVGALGEPTRYLNYPVLELARAIRQGKFVERLDTLYVMGVAITLVLKLSAFQLAVIEAVKDVSASAERTWIPIPVALLAWSCNNYVFRNVFDVTDFILRDVPGYFLTTVVLMPIGLYMLRAVQSRKRALRRLKRT